The DNA sequence TGGTAGGTGGGATCGAGGACATCGACGTCGACCGCGGTGCTCGCGCCCGACGACACCGACGCCGAGATTCCACCCGTCGTGGGCGGATCGACCGTGCTCGTCGTAATGTCGACCCGGCCGATGCACCCGAGGAACGAGTCCTGGTAGCAGAAGTTGTCGACGATGAGGGCCCCGTCTGGGAGGAAGGTCGCGAGGTCGACGGCAAGGCTCGTCTCGATCGCATTCTCGAGTTCCGCGTCGGGGGGGACCGCTCCGATGGGGGTGGGGACGGTCAGCAGAGCGATGGAAATCAGAACCGGAGCCGCGGAGAACCAGGGGTGAGGGAGCATCGCCACACTATACAGGGGCCCGCGGGCGAGCTGTGCGTGCTTCGCCTTCGGCACACCCTGCGACCCTCGACGTCCTGCCTTCGCGCATGGCCGAGCGCGACCGGTTGAAGCCGATTCCCGCGCGCGTCTTCGCGGCGTACTACCGCTGGTCTTCCCTGTGCAATCGACTCTGGCCCTGGGTGCGGCTGGGAGACCTGCGTCTCTGGGTCGCGCCCAGCGTCTACAAGCCGATCCAGAACGAGCACCGCATCGCTGACCTGATTCCGCCGGAGTCCTTGGTACTCGACGTCGGGTGCGGTTCGGGGGTGCTCGGGATCGCCGCGGCGCCACGCAGCCGGTCGGTGCTGGCCATCGATCTGAACCCGGACGCGATCCATACGACGCGAAGGAACGCCGAGCGTCTCGGCATCGAGAATCTGGAAACGCGTCGACTCGACCTGACGCGGGAAGCCGTTGC is a window from the Myxococcota bacterium genome containing:
- a CDS encoding 50S ribosomal protein L11 methyltransferase — its product is MAERDRLKPIPARVFAAYYRWSSLCNRLWPWVRLGDLRLWVAPSVYKPIQNEHRIADLIPPESLVLDVGCGSGVLGIAAAPRSRSVLAIDLNPDAIHTTRRNAERLGIENLETRRLDLTREAVA